The Streptomyces sp. SS1-1 genome has a segment encoding these proteins:
- a CDS encoding ABC transporter substrate-binding protein, with amino-acid sequence MRTQSRRRPPRATLAAAAAGTLLAPLLSGCWTGAGGAGSGGDAINVLMVNNPQMTELQKLAPRFTRETGIKVNFTVLPENDVRDKISQDFANQAGQYDVATLSNYEIPIYARNGWLKEMDSYVAGDPGYDEQDVLKPMRESLTGDDGKLYGQPFYGESSFLMYRKDVFEKAGLTMPKHPTWRQVAEFAEKTDGAEPGMKGICLRGLPGWGEVMAPLTTVVNTFGGTWFDKDWKARLDSPEWKKATKFYVDLVREHGESGAAQSGFAECLNNMTQGKVAMWYDATSAAGSLEAAKSPVKGKVGYAPAPVEKTESAGWLYTWAWGIQDASRNPDKAWKFVSWASGKRYEQLVGDEFGWSNIPAGKRASTYANPDYRAEAAAFQEMTKESIEGARPKNPGVQPRPAPGIQFVGIPEFTDLGTKVSQEISAAIAGRQSVESALRKSQQLAEKISEEYEGR; translated from the coding sequence ATGCGAACCCAGAGCCGACGACGGCCACCGCGAGCCACGCTCGCCGCGGCCGCCGCAGGGACGCTGCTCGCCCCGCTGCTCTCCGGCTGCTGGACCGGAGCGGGCGGGGCCGGCTCCGGGGGCGACGCCATCAACGTCCTGATGGTCAACAACCCCCAGATGACCGAGCTGCAGAAGCTCGCGCCGCGCTTCACCCGGGAGACCGGCATCAAGGTCAACTTCACCGTGCTCCCCGAGAACGACGTCCGCGACAAGATCAGCCAGGACTTCGCCAACCAGGCCGGTCAGTACGACGTCGCCACGCTCTCCAACTACGAGATACCCATCTACGCCCGCAACGGCTGGCTGAAGGAGATGGACTCCTACGTCGCCGGCGACCCCGGCTACGACGAGCAGGACGTCCTCAAGCCGATGCGCGAGTCCCTCACCGGCGACGACGGCAAACTCTACGGCCAGCCCTTCTACGGCGAGTCGTCCTTCCTGATGTACCGCAAGGACGTCTTCGAGAAGGCCGGCCTGACGATGCCGAAGCATCCCACCTGGCGGCAGGTGGCCGAGTTCGCGGAGAAGACGGACGGCGCCGAGCCGGGCATGAAGGGCATCTGCCTGCGCGGACTGCCGGGCTGGGGTGAGGTCATGGCCCCGCTGACGACCGTCGTCAACACCTTCGGCGGCACCTGGTTCGACAAGGACTGGAAGGCGCGGCTGGACTCCCCCGAGTGGAAGAAGGCGACGAAGTTCTATGTCGACCTGGTGCGTGAGCACGGCGAGTCCGGCGCCGCCCAGTCCGGCTTCGCCGAGTGCCTGAACAACATGACCCAGGGCAAGGTCGCCATGTGGTACGACGCCACCTCGGCGGCCGGTTCCCTGGAGGCGGCCAAGTCCCCGGTCAAGGGGAAGGTCGGCTACGCCCCGGCGCCCGTCGAGAAGACCGAGTCCGCCGGCTGGCTCTACACCTGGGCGTGGGGCATCCAGGACGCCTCCCGCAACCCCGACAAGGCCTGGAAGTTCGTCTCCTGGGCGTCGGGCAAGCGCTACGAGCAGCTCGTCGGCGACGAGTTCGGCTGGTCCAACATCCCGGCCGGCAAGCGCGCCTCCACCTACGCCAACCCGGACTACCGCGCGGAGGCGGCCGCCTTCCAGGAGATGACGAAGGAGTCCATCGAGGGCGCCCGGCCGAAGAACCCGGGGGTGCAGCCGCGGCCCGCGCCCGGCATCCAGTTCGTCGGCATCCCCGAGTTCACCGACCTCGGCACCAAGGTCTCCCAGGAGATCAGCGCGGCCATCGCCGGACGCCAGTCCGTCGAGTCGGCCCTGAGGAAGTCCCAGCAGCTCGCCGAGAAGATCTCCGAGGAGTACG
- a CDS encoding 5-dehydro-4-deoxyglucarate dehydratase, translated as MTPAPLAARLSLPGGPLFFPVTAYGPDGPVDLDTYRTHVRAGVDAGAAAVFACCGTGEFHALTPEEFQACVRAAVEAAEGRVPVVAGTGYGTALAVRHAALAEEAGADGLLAMPPYLVVAGQEGLLRHYRTLAAATPLPVIVYQRDNAVFTPDTVVELARTDGIIGLKDGLGDLDLMQRIVSAVRSEAPGDFLYFNGLPTAEQTQLAYRALGVTLYSSAVFCFAPEIALAFYQALHDGDDDTVGRLLDGFYRPFVELRAQGAGYAVALVKAGVRLRGLDVGEVRPPLHEPAEDHVKQLAQLIERGHTLLDADPEDAR; from the coding sequence GTGACGCCAGCCCCTCTCGCCGCACGCCTGAGCCTTCCCGGCGGGCCGCTGTTCTTCCCCGTCACCGCCTACGGACCCGACGGCCCGGTCGACCTCGACACCTACCGCACCCATGTCCGGGCCGGTGTCGACGCCGGGGCGGCGGCCGTCTTCGCCTGCTGCGGGACCGGGGAGTTCCACGCCCTCACCCCCGAGGAGTTCCAGGCGTGCGTGCGGGCCGCCGTCGAGGCCGCCGAGGGGCGCGTGCCGGTCGTCGCCGGGACCGGCTACGGCACCGCCCTCGCCGTGCGCCACGCGGCCCTCGCCGAGGAGGCGGGCGCCGACGGGCTGCTCGCGATGCCGCCGTACCTCGTCGTCGCCGGACAGGAGGGGCTGCTGCGGCACTACCGCACGCTCGCCGCCGCGACCCCGCTCCCCGTCATCGTGTACCAGCGCGACAACGCCGTGTTCACCCCGGACACCGTCGTCGAACTCGCCCGCACGGACGGGATCATCGGCCTCAAGGACGGCCTCGGCGACCTCGACCTCATGCAGCGGATCGTCAGCGCCGTCCGCTCCGAGGCGCCCGGCGACTTCCTCTACTTCAACGGCCTGCCGACCGCCGAGCAGACCCAGCTCGCCTACCGCGCCCTCGGCGTCACCCTGTACTCCTCCGCCGTGTTCTGCTTCGCCCCCGAGATCGCCCTCGCCTTCTACCAGGCCCTGCACGACGGCGACGACGACACGGTGGGCCGGCTCCTCGACGGCTTCTACCGCCCGTTCGTCGAACTGCGCGCCCAGGGCGCGGGGTACGCCGTCGCCCTCGTCAAGGCCGGCGTACGGCTGCGCGGCCTGGACGTGGGCGAGGTGCGGCCCCCGCTGCACGAGCCGGCCGAGGACCACGTCAAACAGCTCGCGCAGCTGATCGAGCGCGGCCACACCCTGCTGGACGCGGACCCGGAGGACGCCCGGTGA
- a CDS encoding NAD-dependent epimerase/dehydratase family protein, with product MPAPRTVLLTGAAGGLGTLMRGLLPAYGYDLRLLDMRPIEDEPDAIVADLADREALREAVRGVDAIIHLAGISLEAPFEKILRANIEGTYHLYEAAREEGVARIVFASSNHAVGFTPRPQGDDPLIPVDTPRRPDTFYGLSKCFGEDLAQLYWDKYGLETVSVRIGSCFPEPTSVRMLSVWMSPADGARLFHAALTAPDVGHTVVHGSSANTRLWWDLTGARALGYEPRDDSEPYAEKLIAEQGELDPGNIAHAYLGGHFVSDPPIWPY from the coding sequence ATGCCCGCACCCCGCACCGTTCTGCTCACCGGCGCCGCCGGCGGCCTCGGCACCCTGATGCGCGGGCTGCTCCCCGCGTACGGCTACGACCTGCGGCTGCTCGACATGCGCCCCATCGAGGACGAGCCGGACGCGATCGTCGCCGACCTCGCCGACCGGGAGGCGCTGCGCGAGGCCGTACGGGGCGTCGACGCGATCATCCACCTCGCCGGGATCTCCCTGGAGGCCCCGTTCGAGAAGATCCTGCGGGCGAACATCGAGGGCACCTACCACCTGTACGAGGCCGCCCGCGAGGAGGGCGTCGCACGGATCGTCTTCGCCTCCTCCAACCACGCCGTCGGCTTCACCCCCCGCCCGCAGGGCGACGACCCCCTGATCCCCGTCGACACCCCGCGCCGCCCGGACACCTTCTACGGCCTGTCCAAGTGCTTCGGCGAGGACCTGGCCCAGCTCTACTGGGACAAGTACGGCCTGGAGACGGTGTCCGTGCGCATCGGCTCCTGCTTCCCCGAGCCCACCAGCGTGCGCATGCTGTCGGTCTGGATGAGCCCCGCCGACGGGGCGCGGCTCTTCCACGCGGCCCTGACCGCGCCGGACGTCGGGCACACCGTCGTCCACGGCTCCTCCGCCAACACCCGCCTGTGGTGGGACCTCACCGGCGCCCGCGCCCTCGGCTACGAGCCGCGGGACGACTCCGAGCCGTACGCGGAGAAGCTGATCGCCGAGCAGGGCGAGCTCGACCCGGGGAACATCGCGCACGCCTACCTGGGCGGCCACTTCGTGAGCGACCCGCCGATCTGGCCGTACTGA
- a CDS encoding DeoR/GlpR family DNA-binding transcription regulator: MSTRTAEDRQREIVLAARRDGSVDVTALAAELGVAKETVRRDLRILEDHGLLRRTHGGAYPVESAGFETTLAFRATSHVPEKRRIAVAAAELLGDAETVFVDEGFTPQLIAEALPADRPLTVVTASLPVAGSLAGAEHVSVLLLGGRVRSGTLATVDHWTTKMLAGFVIDLAYIGANGISREHGLTTPDPAVSEVKAQAIRAARRTVFAGVHTKFGAVSFCRFADIGALETIVTSTLLPSTEAHRYALMGPQVIRV; this comes from the coding sequence ATGAGCACGAGAACGGCCGAGGACCGCCAGCGCGAGATCGTGCTGGCCGCACGGCGCGACGGCTCCGTGGACGTCACCGCGCTCGCCGCCGAGCTGGGCGTGGCCAAGGAGACCGTACGCCGGGACCTGCGGATCCTGGAGGACCACGGGCTGCTCCGTCGCACCCATGGCGGCGCCTACCCCGTGGAGAGCGCCGGCTTCGAGACGACGCTCGCCTTCCGCGCCACCAGCCATGTCCCCGAGAAGCGCCGGATCGCGGTCGCCGCGGCCGAGCTGCTCGGGGACGCCGAGACGGTCTTCGTCGACGAGGGCTTCACTCCGCAGCTCATCGCCGAGGCCCTGCCCGCCGACCGGCCGCTCACCGTGGTCACCGCGTCCCTGCCGGTCGCCGGGTCCCTCGCCGGGGCCGAGCACGTCTCCGTGCTCCTGCTCGGCGGGCGGGTCCGGTCCGGCACCCTCGCCACGGTCGACCACTGGACCACCAAGATGCTGGCCGGCTTCGTCATCGACCTGGCGTACATCGGCGCCAACGGCATCTCCCGCGAACACGGCCTCACCACGCCCGACCCGGCGGTCAGCGAGGTCAAGGCACAGGCCATCCGCGCCGCGCGCCGCACGGTCTTCGCGGGCGTGCACACCAAGTTCGGGGCGGTCAGCTTCTGCCGGTTCGCGGACATCGGCGCACTGGAGACGATCGTCACGAGCACCCTGCTCCCGTCCACCGAGGCCCACCGCTACGCGCTCATGGGGCCGCAGGTCATCCGCGTCTGA